In Methylotenera mobilis JLW8, the following are encoded in one genomic region:
- the mnmA gene encoding tRNA 2-thiouridine(34) synthase MnmA: protein MNLNKAQKKKIVVGLSGGVDSSVTALLLKQQGYEVTGLFMKNWEDDDTDEYCSSKQDLIDAVSVADKIGIDIEAVNFSKEYKDRVFANFLSEYQAGRTPNPDILCNAEIKFKAFLDHAMGMGADLIATGHYAQVRENPLQPGKFQLLKADDGSKDQSYFLYRLNQAQLSKTLFPLGQHLKREVREIARSAGLINAEKKDSTGICFIGERPFQEFLSKYLPREPGDMKTPEGKLVGRHEGLMYYTLGQRQGLKIGGSRESNGEPWFVAGKDMEKNELIVVQGHEHPLLLNDGLKAGQLHWISEENPTTNWVYAAKTRYRQPDAPCEVDRISSDEVEIKFGQKQWAITPGQSAVVYESNVCLGGGIITGAL, encoded by the coding sequence ATGAATTTAAATAAAGCTCAAAAAAAGAAAATCGTGGTCGGACTTTCCGGCGGCGTGGACTCCTCGGTCACTGCCCTGCTACTTAAGCAGCAAGGCTATGAAGTCACCGGTCTTTTCATGAAAAACTGGGAAGACGACGATACCGACGAATACTGTTCAAGCAAACAAGATTTAATCGACGCGGTATCAGTGGCAGACAAAATCGGCATTGACATTGAAGCGGTAAATTTCAGTAAAGAATACAAAGACCGTGTGTTTGCCAACTTCCTGAGTGAATATCAAGCAGGACGCACGCCTAACCCAGATATTCTGTGTAATGCCGAAATCAAATTCAAAGCATTTCTGGATCATGCCATGGGCATGGGCGCAGACTTAATCGCCACCGGTCACTATGCACAAGTACGTGAGAACCCACTACAGCCGGGCAAGTTCCAGCTACTAAAAGCGGATGATGGCAGTAAAGACCAAAGCTACTTTTTGTACCGCCTTAACCAAGCGCAGCTTTCTAAAACCCTGTTCCCGTTAGGGCAGCACCTAAAGCGTGAAGTGCGCGAAATTGCACGCAGTGCCGGCTTAATTAATGCAGAGAAAAAAGACTCTACTGGCATTTGCTTTATCGGCGAACGCCCATTCCAAGAGTTTTTAAGCAAATACTTACCGCGTGAACCGGGCGATATGAAAACACCAGAAGGTAAACTGGTCGGTCGCCATGAGGGCTTAATGTATTACACCCTGGGCCAGCGTCAGGGCCTTAAGATTGGCGGCAGCCGCGAGAGCAATGGCGAACCGTGGTTTGTAGCTGGTAAAGACATGGAAAAGAATGAGCTCATCGTAGTACAAGGGCATGAACATCCACTACTGCTTAACGATGGCCTGAAGGCGGGTCAACTACACTGGATTAGTGAAGAGAACCCGACCACCAACTGGGTGTACGCGGCGAAAACTCGCTACCGTCAGCCGGATGCCCCATGCGAGGTTGATCGCATTAGCAGCGATGAGGTAGAAATTAAATTTGGGCAAAAACAATGGGCCATCACCCCTGGCCAATCTGCCGTGGTTTACGAAAGTAACGTATGCTTGGGTGGTGGTATTATTACGGGCGCGCTTTAA
- a CDS encoding acetolactate synthase 3 catalytic subunit, which translates to MAETTHPQQITGAEIVIRCLEQESVKFLFGYPGGAVLHIYDAIYKQGHFKHILVRHEQAAVHAADAFARATGEVGVALVTSGPGATNAITGIATAYMDSIPLVVISGQVPVPAIGLDAFQEVDMVGVTRPCVKHNFLVKDVKDIATTLKKAFHIARTGRPGPVVVDIPKDITAHFADFVYPESVEMRSYNPVTKGHSGQIKKAVKLLLEAERPMVYTGGGLVLGDASEALVKLVRALGVPVTNTLMGLGGYPSTDKQFLGMLGMHGTYEANMAMQNCDVLLAVGARFDDRVIGNTDHFYSKDRTIIHVDIDPSSISKRVKVHVPIVGDVKSVLAEMNELVALEKPTPSPALKAWWAQIDSWRSKLCLDYSNNNGLIKPQYVIEKLWEVTKGEAYVTSDVGQHQMWAAQYYKFDKPRRWINSGGLGTMGVGLPYAMGCQFADPTAQVACVTGEGSIQMNIQELSTCKQYSLPIKVILLNNRYLGMVRQWQEFFYENRYSESYMESLPDFVKLAESYGHVGMQITKPEDVEGALKEAFDMKSRFVFMDFITDQKENVFPMIPNGKGLSEMILAEDL; encoded by the coding sequence ATGGCAGAGACTACTCATCCGCAACAAATCACAGGCGCAGAAATTGTTATCCGTTGCCTAGAGCAAGAAAGTGTAAAGTTTTTGTTCGGCTACCCAGGCGGCGCCGTTTTGCACATTTACGATGCAATCTATAAACAAGGCCACTTTAAGCACATTCTTGTGCGCCACGAGCAAGCTGCAGTGCACGCTGCCGATGCATTCGCACGCGCAACCGGCGAAGTCGGCGTTGCGCTTGTCACATCTGGCCCAGGTGCCACCAATGCGATTACTGGTATTGCCACCGCTTACATGGACTCTATTCCGCTGGTTGTCATCAGCGGTCAAGTTCCAGTACCGGCTATCGGCTTAGATGCGTTCCAAGAAGTCGACATGGTTGGCGTGACGCGCCCATGTGTTAAACATAACTTCTTGGTTAAAGATGTAAAAGACATCGCAACCACACTGAAAAAAGCATTCCACATTGCTAGAACTGGTCGACCAGGTCCTGTAGTTGTAGATATTCCAAAAGACATTACCGCACACTTCGCTGATTTCGTATATCCAGAATCAGTAGAAATGCGCTCGTACAACCCGGTGACCAAGGGCCATAGCGGTCAAATCAAGAAAGCAGTAAAGTTGCTGCTAGAAGCTGAGCGCCCAATGGTTTACACCGGTGGCGGCTTGGTATTGGGTGACGCTTCTGAAGCACTAGTAAAACTGGTGAGAGCACTGGGCGTTCCTGTCACAAACACCCTAATGGGCTTAGGCGGCTACCCTAGTACTGACAAACAGTTCCTCGGCATGCTCGGTATGCACGGTACTTACGAAGCCAATATGGCTATGCAAAACTGTGACGTGCTGTTAGCCGTGGGCGCGCGTTTTGACGACCGCGTAATCGGCAACACCGATCACTTCTACAGCAAAGACCGCACCATCATTCACGTGGATATCGACCCATCGTCTATCTCCAAACGTGTGAAAGTACACGTACCTATCGTGGGTGACGTTAAGTCTGTGTTGGCTGAAATGAATGAACTGGTTGCACTGGAAAAACCAACGCCATCACCAGCGCTTAAAGCTTGGTGGGCGCAGATTGACAGCTGGCGCAGCAAGCTGTGCTTAGACTACAGCAATAACAACGGCTTGATTAAACCACAGTACGTCATTGAAAAACTGTGGGAAGTGACCAAAGGTGAAGCTTACGTCACATCAGACGTTGGTCAGCACCAAATGTGGGCGGCACAATACTACAAATTTGACAAACCACGTCGCTGGATTAACTCAGGCGGCTTGGGCACCATGGGCGTTGGCCTACCATACGCCATGGGCTGTCAGTTTGCAGATCCAACCGCGCAAGTAGCCTGTGTCACGGGTGAAGGCAGTATTCAAATGAATATTCAAGAGCTTTCAACCTGTAAGCAATACAGCCTGCCAATCAAAGTGATTTTATTAAACAATCGCTATCTAGGCATGGTGCGCCAATGGCAAGAGTTCTTCTATGAGAACCGTTACTCAGAGTCTTACATGGAGAGCCTGCCTGACTTCGTCAAACTTGCCGAGTCTTACGGCCACGTTGGTATGCAAATTACCAAGCCTGAAGACGTTGAAGGCGCATTAAAAGAGGCGTTTGATATGAAATCACGCTTTGTATTTATGGATTTCATTACCGACCAGAAAGAAAACGTATTCCCTATGATTCCTAACGGTAAAGGGTTGTCTGAAATGATTTTGGCGGAGGATTTATAA
- a CDS encoding NUDIX hydrolase, giving the protein MQWKPHATVAAIIEENGKFLLVEETTERGNRFNQPAGHLEDNETLLEAVIRETLEETAYTFEPTSLLGIYHWKHEHNDTTYLRFAYIGRVSQHQPELGLDDGIIRTVWMTMDEIRSNAMLMRSPQVITCIEDYLSGKHFPLSVITHL; this is encoded by the coding sequence ATGCAATGGAAGCCACACGCCACAGTCGCGGCGATTATTGAAGAAAACGGTAAATTCCTGTTGGTAGAAGAAACCACGGAACGCGGCAATCGCTTTAACCAGCCCGCTGGACACTTGGAAGACAATGAAACCTTGCTGGAAGCGGTGATACGTGAAACGCTGGAAGAAACCGCTTATACCTTTGAGCCAACCAGTCTGCTTGGTATCTACCATTGGAAGCATGAACACAATGACACCACCTATTTAAGGTTTGCCTATATTGGCCGTGTGAGCCAGCACCAGCCTGAACTGGGCTTGGATGACGGCATTATCCGCACGGTGTGGATGACAATGGATGAAATACGCAGCAACGCTATGCTGATGCGTAGCCCGCAGGTCATCACCTGCATTGAAGATTACCTGAGTGGAAAACATTTTCCATTATCAGTAATTACGCATCTGTAA
- a CDS encoding GspE/PulE family protein, with amino-acid sequence MSKAAISIKPTGRLTLGDTLRILVNDGILDKVLAEKLYKDRKLDSSNLHPLVVIGEQKWKNLKTPNNAITVEWLSSWLAGHAGLDYYHIDPLKLDFGSAAQIVSKGYAERLKIMPIAVKDGAAVIATTEPFNTEWVEDLERVLKMKVKLVFANPLEVSRYLPEMYSLANSMHAANQAKAGQIVGVQNFEQLVELGKDKNLDANEQHVVNIVDWLFKYAFEQRASDIHLEPRRNMGMMRFRIDGVLHQVYQLPPNIMNAITSRIKLLGRMDMVEKRRPQDGRIKTLSAEGQEIELRLSTMPTAFGEKLVMRIFSPDISGKDFLSLGFSQAQSDKWNAWTKAPNGIILVTGPTGSGKTTTLYSTLKLLATSEVNVCTVEEPIEMVEPAFNQMQVQTNIGLGFADGIRTLMRQDPDIIMVGEIRDLETADMAIQAALTGHLVLSTLHTNDSPSAVTRLLDLGVPSYLIHSTVLGIMAQRLVRTLCPSCKAPEPIEQSKWDALVGPFKLPKPANIYKPVGCLECRNTGFRGRSGIYEMLTITPSLRKLITPDTNLAKLTKLAQQEGMQPLVINGAEKVAAGLTTIEELLKVAPPLDTD; translated from the coding sequence ATGAGCAAAGCTGCAATATCAATTAAGCCCACCGGCCGCCTCACACTTGGAGACACACTCCGCATACTGGTCAACGACGGCATTCTGGATAAAGTGCTGGCAGAAAAACTATATAAAGACCGCAAACTCGATAGCTCCAATCTGCACCCACTGGTGGTTATCGGTGAGCAAAAGTGGAAAAACCTGAAGACGCCTAACAACGCCATTACCGTAGAATGGCTATCTTCATGGCTAGCTGGACATGCCGGCCTAGACTATTACCATATCGACCCCCTTAAGCTAGATTTTGGCTCTGCGGCACAAATTGTGTCCAAGGGCTATGCCGAACGCTTAAAAATCATGCCAATTGCCGTCAAAGACGGCGCCGCAGTAATTGCTACCACTGAGCCGTTCAACACAGAATGGGTTGAAGACCTAGAACGCGTGCTCAAAATGAAGGTAAAGTTAGTGTTTGCCAACCCGCTCGAGGTTAGCCGCTATCTGCCGGAAATGTACAGCCTCGCAAACTCAATGCATGCTGCCAATCAGGCAAAAGCAGGCCAAATCGTCGGCGTACAGAACTTTGAACAACTGGTCGAACTCGGCAAAGATAAAAACTTGGACGCCAACGAACAGCATGTGGTGAACATCGTAGACTGGCTGTTTAAATATGCATTTGAACAACGCGCCAGTGACATTCACCTAGAGCCAAGACGCAACATGGGCATGATGCGTTTTAGAATCGATGGCGTACTGCACCAGGTTTACCAGCTACCACCCAACATCATGAACGCCATTACGAGCAGAATTAAACTGCTAGGCCGCATGGACATGGTAGAAAAACGCCGCCCGCAGGATGGTCGCATTAAAACCTTATCGGCCGAAGGGCAAGAAATCGAGCTACGCCTCTCTACCATGCCCACAGCGTTTGGTGAGAAGTTGGTCATGCGTATTTTTTCACCGGATATTTCAGGTAAAGACTTCCTGTCACTAGGCTTCTCACAAGCACAGTCTGACAAGTGGAACGCCTGGACCAAAGCGCCAAATGGCATTATTTTGGTAACCGGCCCTACCGGCTCAGGTAAAACAACCACGCTTTACTCCACCTTAAAACTGCTCGCCACATCAGAGGTCAACGTATGCACGGTGGAAGAGCCGATAGAGATGGTAGAGCCCGCCTTCAATCAAATGCAGGTTCAGACCAACATCGGCCTAGGCTTTGCGGATGGGATACGCACATTGATGCGACAAGACCCTGACATTATCATGGTAGGCGAGATTCGCGACCTGGAAACCGCAGATATGGCGATTCAAGCCGCGCTGACTGGGCACCTAGTGCTGTCAACCTTGCACACCAACGACTCCCCCTCGGCGGTCACCCGCTTGCTAGACTTAGGCGTCCCTTCGTATCTCATCCACTCCACCGTACTTGGCATTATGGCGCAGCGACTAGTTAGAACGCTCTGCCCTAGTTGCAAAGCACCAGAGCCGATAGAGCAAAGCAAATGGGATGCACTCGTAGGGCCATTTAAGCTGCCCAAACCTGCAAACATTTACAAACCGGTTGGCTGTTTAGAATGCCGCAATACCGGCTTTAGAGGGCGTAGCGGCATTTATGAAATGCTCACCATTACACCATCGTTAAGAAAACTCATTACCCCTGATACCAACTTGGCCAAGCTCACTAAACTGGCACAGCAAGAAGGTATGCAACCATTGGTGATTAACGGTGCTGAAAAAGTAGCAGCAGGACTCACCACCATAGAAGAGTTATTGAAAGTCGCACCGCCACTAGACACTGATTAA
- a CDS encoding glutathione S-transferase family protein produces MKLLYTVNSPYARKVRIVAAEKHIDVQLQEVVLSAPDCPVKDYNPLGKVPVLILADGDSLYDSRVIAEYFDNRTPLAHLIPKDNGAKSAVRRWEALADGVCDAAVAVMLEQRKPQPMQDAAFIDKQMDKVTRGLTVLNNDLGQNKWCVDDAFSLADIAVGCTLGYLGLRFSQVINLAEDYANLDRLQASLLQRQSFKDTLPVAN; encoded by the coding sequence ATGAAGCTTTTATATACCGTAAATAGTCCCTATGCACGTAAGGTGCGTATTGTTGCTGCAGAAAAGCATATTGATGTTCAACTGCAAGAAGTGGTGTTGTCAGCACCTGACTGCCCGGTCAAAGACTATAACCCGTTAGGCAAAGTGCCGGTGTTGATTTTGGCGGATGGTGATAGCTTATATGACTCTCGCGTGATTGCTGAGTATTTTGATAACCGTACGCCATTGGCGCATCTGATTCCTAAAGATAATGGTGCTAAATCTGCAGTGCGCAGATGGGAGGCGTTGGCAGATGGTGTGTGCGATGCTGCGGTTGCCGTGATGTTAGAGCAAAGAAAACCACAGCCAATGCAAGATGCGGCATTTATCGACAAGCAGATGGATAAGGTAACGCGCGGCTTAACTGTGCTCAATAATGATTTGGGGCAGAATAAATGGTGTGTAGACGACGCCTTTAGTCTTGCAGATATTGCGGTGGGCTGTACTTTGGGTTACCTAGGCTTACGTTTTAGCCAAGTCATTAACTTGGCGGAAGATTATGCAAACCTAGACCGTTTGCAGGCTAGCCTGCTACAGCGCCAGTCCTTTAAAGATACTTTGCCGGTTGCTAACTAG
- the nadC gene encoding carboxylating nicotinate-nucleotide diphosphorylase yields the protein MTQINQQHPYESSDFSRMVQTQVKNALDEDVGSGDLTAYLIPSAQTASAKVIVREAAVICGIAWFNECFKQIDASVTINWLVVEGEQAQPNQTLCTIQGLARSLLTAERCALNFLQTLSATATAARKYVDAIAGTSAQILDTRKTIPNLRLAQKYAVTIGGGHNQRLALYDGILIKENHIAAAGSIGNVMQQAFALNSGKSIQIEVEDLAQLQAALDAGASSILLDNFDTALLVKAVAINNAAQLKAVLEASGGITLDNVRAIAQTGVDRISIGAITKDIRAIDLSMQFTPNG from the coding sequence ATGACACAAATTAATCAACAGCACCCATATGAGTCAAGTGATTTTAGCCGCATGGTGCAAACCCAAGTAAAAAATGCGCTGGATGAAGATGTTGGCAGCGGCGACCTAACCGCCTACCTGATTCCATCCGCACAAACAGCAAGTGCAAAAGTGATTGTACGTGAAGCTGCGGTGATCTGCGGCATTGCTTGGTTTAATGAGTGTTTTAAGCAGATTGATGCCAGCGTAACAATCAACTGGCTAGTGGTAGAAGGGGAACAAGCTCAACCCAATCAGACGCTATGCACCATACAAGGTCTGGCGCGCTCTTTGTTAACCGCAGAGCGCTGTGCACTTAACTTCCTGCAAACGCTGTCCGCCACCGCGACCGCTGCCCGCAAGTATGTAGATGCAATTGCCGGCACTTCGGCACAAATTTTAGACACCCGCAAAACCATCCCTAACCTGCGTTTAGCACAAAAGTACGCGGTCACTATCGGCGGCGGGCACAACCAGCGGCTTGCGCTATACGATGGCATCCTCATTAAAGAAAACCATATCGCAGCAGCCGGTAGTATCGGCAACGTGATGCAGCAAGCCTTTGCACTCAATAGCGGAAAAAGCATACAAATTGAAGTAGAAGACCTAGCACAGCTGCAAGCAGCGCTGGACGCTGGCGCCTCCAGCATTCTGCTCGATAACTTTGACACCGCCCTGCTGGTTAAAGCCGTAGCAATCAATAATGCTGCGCAACTTAAAGCCGTGCTAGAAGCATCCGGCGGCATTACGTTGGATAACGTGCGAGCCATCGCCCAAACTGGCGTTGACCGCATCTCGATTGGCGCCATCACCAAAGACATTCGCGCCATCGACCTTTCTATGCAATTCACGCCTAATGGTTAA
- the ilvN gene encoding acetolactate synthase small subunit, whose amino-acid sequence MRHIVSLLMENEAGALSRVAGLFSARGYNIESLTVAPTEDPTLSRMTIVTSGSDDVIEQIIKQLNKLVDVVKVLDLNDGKFIERELMLVKVKATGPFREEMKRMCDIFRGRIIDVADGTFTIELTGSGHKLDAFIEGLDGAAILETVRTGASGIGRGDRILKV is encoded by the coding sequence ATGCGTCATATTGTTTCACTATTAATGGAAAACGAAGCTGGCGCGCTATCACGCGTAGCTGGCCTATTTTCAGCACGTGGCTATAACATTGAATCTTTAACCGTTGCGCCAACTGAAGACCCAACATTGTCACGCATGACTATCGTCACTTCTGGCTCTGATGACGTGATTGAACAAATCATCAAGCAGCTGAACAAGCTGGTGGATGTGGTTAAAGTATTGGATTTAAACGACGGTAAATTTATTGAGCGTGAACTGATGCTGGTTAAAGTCAAAGCAACAGGTCCGTTCCGCGAAGAAATGAAGCGCATGTGCGACATTTTCCGCGGCCGCATTATTGACGTAGCAGATGGCACATTTACGATTGAGCTAACTGGTTCTGGCCATAAGCTAGATGCGTTTATCGAAGGTTTGGATGGCGCGGCAATTCTAGAAACGGTGCGCACAGGCGCATCTGGCATTGGCCGAGGCGATAGAATCTTAAAAGTTTAA
- the ilvC gene encoding ketol-acid reductoisomerase has product MKVYYDKDADLGLIKGKQVTIVGYGSQGHAHAANLKDSGVNVTIGLRKGGSSWAKAVAAGHNVLEIAEATKQADVVMLLLPDETMPEIFHAEVAANLKQGAALAFAHGFNIHYNQITPRADLDVIMIAPKGPGHTVRSEYLKGGGVPSLIAVYQDKSGKAKDIALSYAAANGGTKGGVIETDFREETETDLFGEQAVLCGGAVELVKAGFETLVEAGYAPEMAYFECLHELKLIVDLMYEGGIANMNYSISNNAEYGEYVTGPKVINDESRYAMQECLANIQNGEYAKRFILEGRTNYPEMTARRRLNAAHPIEQVGGQLRAMMPWIAKNKLVDQSKN; this is encoded by the coding sequence ATGAAAGTTTATTACGACAAAGACGCTGACCTTGGCTTGATCAAAGGTAAACAAGTAACCATCGTTGGTTACGGCTCACAAGGTCACGCACATGCTGCAAACTTAAAAGATAGCGGCGTAAACGTGACTATCGGTTTACGCAAAGGCGGTAGCTCATGGGCTAAAGCTGTTGCAGCTGGTCACAACGTATTAGAAATCGCAGAAGCAACTAAACAAGCTGACGTTGTAATGCTATTGTTGCCTGACGAAACTATGCCAGAAATTTTCCACGCAGAAGTGGCTGCAAACCTGAAACAAGGTGCTGCGCTTGCTTTCGCACACGGTTTCAACATTCACTACAACCAAATCACACCACGTGCTGATTTGGACGTTATCATGATTGCACCAAAAGGCCCAGGCCACACAGTGCGTTCAGAGTACTTAAAAGGCGGCGGCGTACCTTCATTGATCGCTGTTTACCAAGACAAATCTGGTAAAGCTAAAGATATCGCATTGTCATACGCAGCTGCAAACGGCGGCACTAAAGGCGGCGTTATTGAAACTGATTTCCGTGAAGAAACAGAAACTGACTTGTTCGGTGAGCAAGCTGTTCTATGTGGCGGTGCAGTTGAATTGGTTAAAGCTGGCTTCGAGACATTGGTTGAAGCTGGTTACGCACCTGAAATGGCGTACTTCGAGTGCCTACACGAGTTGAAATTGATTGTAGACTTGATGTACGAAGGCGGTATCGCGAACATGAACTACTCAATCTCAAACAATGCTGAGTACGGTGAGTATGTAACTGGCCCTAAAGTGATTAACGACGAATCACGTTACGCAATGCAAGAGTGCTTAGCTAACATCCAAAACGGTGAATACGCTAAACGCTTCATCTTAGAAGGCCGCACGAACTACCCAGAAATGACAGCACGTCGTCGTTTGAACGCAGCACACCCAATTGAACAAGTTGGTGGTCAGCTACGTGCAATGATGCCTTGGATTGCTAAAAACAAATTAGTTGATCAGTCTAAAAACTAA